Proteins co-encoded in one candidate division KSB1 bacterium genomic window:
- a CDS encoding DEAD/DEAH box helicase family protein — MPRATIDRLIINSPYEEPRYHWRYDPASKLFDLAEGRRPAGYVVATPGSKAFDDPGLFVEIPLVNAIRPRLKAWREAGYPGVTSITKRLLEHWQDPEDFDRRRFFFCQLEAVETLIWLTEASPAERAGIEIPTDGGDFIRQCCKMATGSGKTIVMAMVIAWQVLNKVVNPQDSRFSKNVLVIAPGLTVKKRLEVLYPTAEGNYYEAFDIVPSALLDKLRQGRVLVRNWHALAWESEEQLKKRKSVDKRGPKSDEAYAREVLGEMANARNLLVINDEAHHAWRVNPEAAGKYLRQRDLKDSAEEATVWIGGLDRLHRARGLLKCYDFSATPFAPTGGKSGEETLFGWIVSDFGLNDAIESGLVKTPRVVIRDDAVPDAKTYRSRLYHIYNDPDVKDDLNRRAEPHEPLPDLVLNAYYLLGYDWRETLKAWQAAGLPTPPVMITVANRVETAARVKHAFDSRRIQIDELCDPQRILHIDSKVLAEAEAKEVDSEQWSVDSEQDDGATDAPSATNHKPLTTAQKAELLRQMVDTVGKIGQPGEHIQNVISVGMLSEGWDTKTVTHIMGLRAFTSQLLCEQVVGRGLRRTSYEVNPQTGLFDPEYVNIFGVPFTFLPHESTESGPPPPPAPKTLVQVDPAKAAYEIRWPNVVRIEHVLQPRLTVDWAHLSPLELDAAKTAQIAELAPVLEGKPDVTKVDRIELERLAAEFRTQRIIFETARDVFDQMKPSWRGSHDVLLAQLIRIVEQFIRSDRIHITPPLFYQDDLRRRLIITLNMSRVIQHVLDAVRQENTGRLEPVFDRDHPIRSTGEMTPWYTGKPCARTARSHINVCVYDSTWEASDAFALDNSEAVGAWVKNDHLGFEIPYLYQGVVRKYRPDFLVRLANGEMLILETKGEESEQDAVKHRYLDEWIQAVNAHGGFGRWRWAVVRSPGDIKDVLTNVSGPSGG, encoded by the coding sequence ATGCCCCGCGCCACCATAGACCGCCTCATCATCAACTCGCCCTACGAAGAGCCGCGCTACCACTGGCGCTACGACCCGGCCAGCAAACTCTTCGACCTGGCCGAAGGCCGCCGCCCGGCCGGTTACGTGGTCGCCACGCCCGGCTCCAAAGCCTTTGACGACCCCGGCCTGTTCGTCGAGATTCCGCTGGTCAATGCCATCCGCCCGCGCCTGAAGGCCTGGCGCGAGGCGGGCTATCCGGGCGTCACCAGCATCACGAAACGTTTGCTCGAACACTGGCAGGACCCCGAAGACTTCGACCGGCGGCGCTTCTTCTTCTGCCAGTTGGAAGCCGTCGAAACGCTCATCTGGCTCACCGAGGCATCGCCGGCCGAGCGCGCCGGCATCGAAATCCCCACCGACGGCGGCGACTTTATCCGTCAGTGCTGCAAGATGGCCACCGGCTCCGGCAAGACGATTGTGATGGCGATGGTCATCGCCTGGCAGGTGCTGAACAAAGTCGTCAACCCGCAGGACAGCCGCTTCTCCAAGAACGTCCTGGTCATTGCGCCCGGGCTGACGGTCAAAAAGCGGCTGGAGGTGTTGTACCCCACGGCGGAGGGCAATTACTACGAAGCCTTCGACATCGTTCCCTCGGCCCTGCTCGACAAACTGCGCCAGGGGCGCGTGCTGGTGCGCAACTGGCACGCCCTGGCCTGGGAAAGCGAAGAGCAACTGAAAAAGCGCAAAAGCGTGGATAAGCGCGGCCCCAAGAGCGACGAAGCCTACGCCCGCGAGGTGCTGGGCGAGATGGCAAACGCCCGCAACCTTCTGGTCATCAACGACGAAGCCCATCACGCCTGGCGCGTCAACCCCGAAGCGGCCGGCAAATACCTGCGTCAGCGCGACCTGAAGGACAGCGCCGAAGAAGCCACCGTCTGGATCGGCGGCCTCGACCGCCTGCACCGCGCCCGCGGCCTGCTCAAATGTTACGATTTCTCCGCCACCCCCTTTGCGCCCACCGGCGGCAAGAGCGGCGAGGAGACCCTCTTTGGCTGGATCGTCAGCGACTTTGGGCTGAACGACGCCATCGAATCCGGCCTGGTCAAGACCCCGCGCGTCGTCATCCGCGACGACGCCGTGCCGGACGCCAAAACCTACCGCTCGCGCCTTTACCACATCTACAACGACCCGGACGTCAAAGACGACCTGAACCGCCGCGCCGAACCGCACGAACCCCTGCCCGACCTGGTGCTGAACGCCTACTACCTGCTCGGCTACGACTGGCGCGAGACGCTCAAGGCCTGGCAGGCAGCCGGTTTGCCCACACCGCCGGTGATGATCACCGTCGCCAACCGCGTCGAGACGGCGGCGCGCGTCAAACACGCCTTCGACTCCCGTCGCATCCAGATTGACGAACTGTGCGACCCGCAGCGCATCCTGCACATTGACTCGAAGGTGCTGGCAGAGGCCGAGGCGAAGGAGGTGGATAGTGAACAGTGGTCGGTGGACAGTGAACAGGACGATGGTGCAACCGATGCCCCATCAGCCACTAACCACAAACCACTAACCACGGCGCAAAAAGCCGAGCTTTTGCGCCAGATGGTGGATACGGTCGGTAAAATCGGCCAGCCGGGCGAGCACATCCAGAACGTCATCTCGGTTGGCATGCTTTCCGAAGGCTGGGACACCAAAACCGTCACACACATCATGGGGCTGCGCGCCTTTACGTCCCAGTTGTTGTGTGAACAGGTGGTCGGGCGCGGCCTGCGGCGCACTTCCTACGAAGTCAACCCGCAGACCGGCCTGTTCGACCCCGAATACGTCAACATCTTTGGCGTGCCGTTCACCTTTCTGCCACACGAAAGCACCGAAAGCGGCCCGCCACCTCCGCCCGCGCCCAAAACGCTGGTGCAGGTGGACCCTGCCAAAGCCGCTTACGAAATCCGCTGGCCGAACGTCGTGCGCATCGAACACGTCTTGCAGCCCCGGCTTACCGTGGACTGGGCGCATCTTTCGCCGCTGGAACTGGATGCCGCCAAGACGGCCCAAATCGCCGAACTGGCACCTGTCCTGGAAGGTAAACCAGACGTAACGAAGGTTGACCGCATCGAACTGGAACGTCTGGCGGCCGAATTCCGCACCCAGCGCATCATCTTTGAGACGGCGCGTGATGTCTTTGATCAGATGAAGCCCTCATGGCGGGGCAGCCATGACGTTCTGCTGGCGCAACTGATTCGCATTGTCGAGCAGTTCATCCGCTCCGACCGCATCCACATCACCCCGCCGCTCTTCTATCAGGATGACCTGCGCCGCCGCCTGATCATCACCCTCAACATGAGCCGCGTCATCCAACACGTGCTGGACGCCGTCCGCCAGGAGAACACCGGGCGCCTGGAGCCGGTCTTTGACCGCGACCACCCCATCCGCTCGACCGGCGAGATGACGCCCTGGTACACCGGCAAGCCCTGCGCCCGCACGGCCAGGTCACACATCAACGTCTGCGTGTACGATAGCACGTGGGAGGCGTCGGACGCCTTTGCGCTGGACAATAGCGAGGCGGTGGGGGCCTGGGTCAAGAACGACCATCTCGGCTTCGAGATTCCCTATCTCTACCAGGGCGTGGTGCGCAAATATCGCCCCGATTTCCTGGTGCGACTGGCAAACGGCGAGATGCTTATCCTGGAGACCAAAGGCGAAGAGAGCGAGCAGGATGCCGTCAAGCATCGTTACCTGGACGAGTGGATACAGGCCGTCAATGCGCACGGCGGCTTTGGCCGCTGGCGATGGGCGGTGGTGCGTAGCCCTGGCGACATCAAGGATGTGTTGACAAATGTATCTGGACCTTCGGGAGGCTAA
- a CDS encoding DUF86 domain-containing protein, with amino-acid sequence MQPDDRIRLQHMLDAAEQARAFIRNKRRDDLNDDLQLVWALVKAIEIIGEAAYQVRAETRAQLPQIPWEKITGIRHRLVHAYFDIDLDILWKTVQDGLPPLIAVIKAALGENA; translated from the coding sequence ATGCAGCCGGATGACCGTATCCGCCTCCAACACATGCTGGATGCGGCCGAGCAGGCCCGCGCATTCATCCGGAACAAACGCAGAGACGACCTCAATGATGACCTGCAACTGGTTTGGGCGCTTGTCAAAGCGATTGAGATCATCGGCGAGGCGGCCTACCAGGTCCGCGCAGAAACCAGGGCGCAATTGCCGCAAATTCCCTGGGAGAAAATCACGGGGATACGGCACCGGCTTGTCCATGCCTATTTCGACATAGACCTGGATATCCTCTGGAAGACAGTTCAGGATGGGCTGCCGCCGTTGATCGCCGTTATCAAGGCCGCTCTGGGAGAAAACGCCTGA
- a CDS encoding nucleotidyltransferase family protein, which produces MNPALTIPREQIAAFCRKHGIRRLAIFGSALREDFRPDSDVDVLVEFEPDRIPTLFDLAGMEQELSSLLNGRKVDLRTPGDLSRYFRRQVMEEAEVQYAAG; this is translated from the coding sequence GTGAATCCTGCACTAACTATCCCGCGTGAACAAATTGCGGCTTTTTGTCGAAAACACGGCATTCGACGACTGGCGATTTTCGGATCGGCGCTGCGGGAGGATTTTCGTCCCGACAGCGACGTGGATGTGCTGGTCGAATTTGAGCCGGATCGCATTCCAACACTCTTTGATCTTGCCGGCATGGAGCAAGAACTTTCATCCTTGCTGAACGGCAGAAAAGTGGATTTGCGCACTCCCGGCGACCTGAGCCGTTATTTTCGCCGGCAGGTGATGGAAGAGGCGGAGGTGCAATATGCAGCCGGATGA